CTGGTGTCGGCCTTCCGGGCCGCCGCCCTGCCCGACAACGAAACGCTGGACCTGCGTCAACCATCGCCCCTGTCGCCGGGTGCCGATTCCCATggtcaccaccaccatcagcaccatcatcaccatcatccgcaCCACCATCATTCCGGTGCGGGACCGCTCGCACTGCCGGACTATTCCCGCAAGCGGTCCCACCGGCATACGGATCTGCCCAGCTTTTTCCAAGGCGGTACGCCCGGCGGGGAGATGGTACCGGGGCCAAAGAAGGCCAAATTTTCGGCCGCTGCAACGGCGGCTGCTGCGGCCGTCGCCGCCAACTACTACGACAATGCATATCTTTCGTTCGAGAAGAGCCTCCGGGGTGCGTTCGGGGGCGTGGATGGGATGGCCGGTGGTTCGATGCTTGATGGACCGGGGGGTAATGGGGGAGGAGCTGGTGGTGTTGGGGGTGTCGGTGGTGGAACGGAACCGGGTGCCGGTGGGGGTCTCGATCCGTACGGCGGCGGTCATCATTTGCTAAGTCCGATCAACTACACGCTAACGGCAGAAGCCATCAATAGACGCATTCGCAGCACGCTCGGGCTGGACGATCAGGACCAGATGGAACGGGCGCTGGCGATGAACAACGGCAGCAAAGGTACACCGGACGAATGTTGTCCGGGGATGGCCAGTCCGGATTGGATGTTGCGGCGGTCGGGTTCCGGCAGTGCTGGTGGACCAGCGTTAGCTGATACGCGTGTCTATACGCACAGCCCGTTACCACCGGGAACTCCCGGCACACTGTACGAGGAGCACAAGTTTGCACCGTTTTCACCGACCAGTTCCACCGCCATGCATGACGATAATAACAACGTGGACAAAAAGGCGTTCCAGGAGTAGGGGTCGCGAAGGGAGAGCTTTAAGGGTGAGATTTCATAGAAAAGTAGATTTCAATATTACAACCACCACCAGGCAAGCCCTTTGCCGAGCGGATGAGTTCAAGAACCCGATACGATAGCGACGATAAGCGAAATTGCCGTAAAGACTTAAACATTTAGAATTATACGATTCATACGTACATCTTAAGGATGCAATACAGGGGTGCTACGAGTGGGCGCGCGGAGAATTCCGGATTGGCGTAAGAGAAAATGTTCTAGCAGGTAATAGATTTGCAATGAATCTGGTTTCACGGGGTACACTACTTTACTTTGTTTGCTGCACCATTACACTACACCTTCCAACAGCCAAAGGGAATGGAGCTCTTCGTTCGATTGGTTCGCAAGTAGTACATACAATTTTGCTACGTAAACGCAAAAGGTGAGCTTCTAAATATTGTACTTGTTTGAGCGCCAGATGCGGTGCACATTTGCTGACTTTAAAAGGAACatatggaaaaatggaaacgaaactGATGCCTAtcaaaacacaagaaaaatcataaaatgtttaaaaccgATGCCGAGAACTTACACATTCTCACTAATCCTTATATGCAACATTCGAACTCGTATTCTCACATAGATAATCaaaattggagaaaaaaaaacagataacacacacacacacacaaacacacagaaaatcTCTttgctgaaaagaaaaaccttggTGATTAATCTAGACTGATTAGATAATATACAACTCATCGgtatatatgtataaatatatattcgTAGTGATCGGTATATGAATTGCAGGGTGCGCAACAGAGCGAATGAATCAATGTGGCATTGTGAGTCCTGCACATAATATCGTAGGAAGAAGAGGGAAAAATGTAATGTGAACACTTTGTAAAACCTTAAAATCCAAACCCATTTAGGCAGCGTAACACTACactgaaaagcaaaaacaaaaaaaaaacatatatcgAGCTAGAACCCGTAACCCGAGAGCCTAGTGTATTGCGGACGACGACGTAATGtgtggatgatgatgcttCGCGGCAAATGATAAACCATATGGGAATGATGAAATAAAGCACGTTATAAACATCCTTTGGTGATTTTTGTATCCCATTCACGTTCCGGgagcgggtgtgtgtgtgtgtattggtgTAATCGTGagatttgtgtgttgtttcatCGGCTGATGACATTATCGTTTTTCAGTTACTctaatatttaatttcttaAGTTATTCACACACAACATGTTATTGTTAGTAGTAAATTTATGATAACTTTCAAAAGTTTGGTGCAACCTTATACAAATTTaagaaatattttgtttaaataaatctcTATAATATCTATACAAACCTAATCTAAGGAACTAATTTGAGGATCTAATCTGAGGAGGTCATTATAGATATCCTTTCTTCAATCACAAAAATTCAACGATAATAATTAAAGTGGTCAAGACACGCCTTGATTAAGCACGACAGAACCTCATGTAATTAGGATATCCACATCGCAATCTCCTTTGATGTCCAGAATCTTCTCTAAAAAACTGATATAGATGATCATTTGGAACTGACTGTACTGCCGACAATCTCTATTAAAACTGGAAGAAAATCCCATCGAGACTATTACCACCCTGTACGTAAGtctatccagctacggataatgtaagtcaaagaaagccagaaatgtcaGGACTCTTCAagacttcttgaggttgtatTGCCactaaagaagaaaagaaggtGTTACTCCGAAACAGTTCGTTTTAGTCCGGAACAATCCCGAGTAATAGGAGTAGTCCGAAATAATCGGAGTACTTTAAAACCACTTGGTGCGTTGGAGTCGATTCCAATTTCCTCGTAGTCATTTCCGGTTTCTTCAGAAACGTTCTAAAAAAGAAGGCAGAAGAGAGTTGCTCTGGTCGTTTCCGCTCTTAACTGACACTGATCCTGATCTGACACTTATACCGTGAGCTGTTTATTATCTGAGCTCTACTACTATCAGCGTTGCATTATCCAACAGGAACAACTTGAAGTATCGGAGTCGACGCCAATTTGCTCATACATATTCCAGTTTCTTCAGAAGCGAAATGACAAATGAATTGGAATGGATGAATAATCTAATGGATAAATCCATTTCAGAACCA
This region of Anopheles marshallii chromosome 2, idAnoMarsDA_429_01, whole genome shotgun sequence genomic DNA includes:
- the LOC128718533 gene encoding AT-rich interactive domain-containing protein 1B-like, producing MEQDITIEKMLKRPETAALESQLVSAFRAAALPDNETLDLRQPSPLSPGADSHGHHHHQHHHHHHPHHHHSGAGPLALPDYSRKRSHRHTDLPSFFQGGTPGGEMVPGPKKAKFSAAATAAAAAVAANYYDNAYLSFEKSLRGAFGGVDGMAGGSMLDGPGGNGGGAGGVGGVGGGTEPGAGGGLDPYGGGHHLLSPINYTLTAEAINRRIRSTLGLDDQDQMERALAMNNGSKGTPDECCPGMASPDWMLRRSGSGSAGGPALADTRVYTHSPLPPGTPGTLYEEHKFAPFSPTSSTAMHDDNNNVDKKAFQE